The DNA region GGCACGGCCCAGGGATCGCCGAGCCACGCCGCGCGCGCCAGCACCAGGGCGGCGTAGCCGGCGAGGAAGGCGAGCGTCACGTCGCTCCTCGCCGAACGGTGCACGACGGCGAGGCCCGCGGACGCGAAGCCGAACCCCGCCATCGCGCCGGCCCCCCACTGACCCGGGGAGACCCACGCCGCGTCGGTCAGGAGCAGCAGGGCGACCAGGGCGCCGTTGGTCGGGTTGAAGACGTGCTTGCCGCCGACCCGGATGAGGAACTTCGAGCCGACCGCGATGGCGGCACCGGCCGCCGCCCACGCGAGGTCGTCGGTGCGGAGCAGCAGGCAGAGCGACAGCGACGAGATGAGGGCACTCTTGGCGCCGGACCGCCGGGGCGCGCCGCGCCAGCCGTCGCCCAGCCATTGCACGGCGAGCGCCGTGGCGACCGTGACCCCGCACTGCGCGGCCGACACGTCGAAGCCGAGCCCGCCGGCTCCGTAGGCCAGCAGCAGGCCCAGTGTCGTGATCTGTCCGTGCCGAGGGTCCGCCGTGAGCCACCGCCAGAACCCGTTCACCATGGTCATGCCCTGCCTCCACGGTGAGAACGGGGCCGCCCGGATTTCTTGCAGGCGGACCTCGGGTACGTCCCCCGGCCGTACGGCCGGCGGCCGGCGGCTCAGCCGATTCGGGCCGATCCTGCGCTTGTCGGCACAGCGGGGAGCCCCTATACTCCCGGCTACTTCGACACGGAGGTTCCATGCGCGTGACGCGACGCGATCTGATCGCCGGGGCGGCCGGCGCGGTGGCCCTCGGCACGACGGCCGCCGGGCAGGCTCCGGCCGATCCCACGAAGGTCCGGGGCACGCCGCCCCGTGCCACCGGACAGCGCGCGCCGTCCGCCCGGGTGCAGCGGCTCGTGCGCGGCGCGACCTCGTCGGGCACGCCCCATCACGAGCTGATGGGCACGATCACGCCCGCCGACCTTCACTTCGAACGCCACCACGGCGGGGTGCCCGAGATCGACCCCGCGAACTACTCGCTGCTCATCCACGGCATGGTCGAGCGCCCGCTGATCTTCTCGCTGGCCGACCTCAAGCGCTTCCCGTCGCACTCGCAGATCTACTTCCTCGAGTGCTCCGGCAACCTCGCGCGCACCGCCGGACCGGAGACGACGCCGGGCCAGCTCGCGGGGCTGACCAGCACGAGCGAGTGGACGGGCGTCCGGCTGAAGACGCTGCTCGACGAGGCCGGCGTCAAGGCGGGAGCGGCGTGGCTCCTGGCCGAGGGCAGCGATGCGGCGGTCCTCACGCGCAGCGTGCCCCTGGAGAAGGCCCTCGACGACGCGCTCGTGGCCTACGGCCAGAACGGCGAGTCGATCCGACCCGAGCAGGGCTACCCGGCGCGCCTGTTCCTGCCCGGATGGGAGGGCAACACGAGCGTGAAGTGGCTCCGCCGGATCGAGGTGTCCGACGCGCCGTTCATGACGCGCGAGGAGACCTCGAAGTACACGGAGCCGTACGCGAACGACACCGCGCGGCAGTTCAGCTTCCGGATGGACGCGCGCTCGCTCATCACGGCGCCGGCGTATCCCAAGACGATCGAGAAGGGCTGGGTGGAGATCCAGGGGATCGCGTGGACGGGCGCCGGCCGGATTCAGAAGGTCGAGGTGTCCACCGACGGCGGGACCACGTGGACGGCGGCGCGCCTGCAGGAGCCGGTCCTGCCCCTGGCGCACACGCGCTTCCGCCACCTGTGGGAATGGCAGGGCGGCGAGGCCGTGATCATGAGCCGCGCGGTGGACGAGACCGGCTACGTGCAGCCCACCCGCGCGGCCCTCCTGGCGCAGCGCGGCCCCGGGACCGCCACCTACCACATGAACCCGATCACCGGGTGGGTCGTCAGGGCCGACGGCACGGTCGTCTACAAGGAAGAGGCGTGGGGATGAGACGCCACCGACACCTCACTGCGGCCGCGACGCTCCTCGTCTCGGGACTGGCCACCGCCGCCTTCGCCCAGGCGCCCGCGCGCTACGGCATTGGACGCCCCGCCACGCCGGCGGAGATCGCCGCCCGCGACATCGACGTCCGGCCGGACGGCACGGGCCTGCCGGCCGGACGGGGCACGGCGGCCGACGGCGCGGCCATCTACGCCGCGAAGTGCGCGCAGTGCCACGGCAAGACCGGGAAGGAAGGGCCGAACGACGTGCTCGTGGGGCGCGCGCCTGGCGACGGGTTCCCCTTCTCGAAGGACCCCAAGGTGCCGCACACGATCGGCAACTACTGGCCGTATGCCACGACGGTGTTCGACTACGTCCGCCGCGCGATGCCCCCAACGGCACCCGGATCGCTGACCGACGACGACGTGTACGCACTCACGGCGTTCCTCCTGCACGAGAACCAGCTCATCGCCGCCGACGCCGTGATGGACAAGGCGTCGCTGCCGAAGGTCGAGATGCCGGCGCGGAAGTACTTCATGCGCGACACCCGCAAGCAATACGCGGAGAAGCCAAAGCCCTAGGCCGGCCGCCTACGGGCGCGCCCCCGCCCGCAGGTCGTCCAGTTCGCGGCGCAGGGCGACGACCGCCGGGTGCGCGGCGCCGAACGCGGCGTCCCGCAGGGCGAGGGCCTCTGCCAGCAGCCGCTCGGCCTCCGCGCGCCGGCCGAGCGTCCGTTCGAGCCGCCCGAGTCCCTCCACGGGGTACGACACGTACGGGTGGGCGGGCCCGAGAACCGCGACGAACGTCGAGCGGGCGTGCTCGAACAGGGCCCGGGCCCGCGCCGCGTCCCCCAGGCCCGTCATGGCGAGCCCCAGGTTGTATTCCGTCGTGGCCACCATCTCGTTGCGTTCGCCGAACGCCTTCATCCGGATCGTCAACGCTTCTTCCAGGTGCGCCCGGGCCTCCGCATGGCGCCCAGATCCCTGTTCCACCACTCCCAGGCCGTTCAGGGTCTCGGCGATGTCGGGATGATCCTGGGCGAGGATGCGGCGCCTGATGGCCAGCGCGCGTTCGTGAGTGCGGCGCGCGGCGTCGGGTCGCTTCGCCTCGTCCTCGAGGATGGCGAGGTTGTTGAGGACGTTGGCCGTGCTCGGCGAGTCCTCGCCGTAGGCGGCCATCGACAGGGCCAGCAGCCGTTCGTACATCGGCCGCGCCTCGTCGTACTCGCCCGCCATCCATCGCACGATGGCGCCGGACGTGACCGACGCGATCGCGTCCGCGTCGGTCCGATCGGGCGCCGATGCCGTGATGGCGATCGCGCGTGTGCTGGTGGCCTTGGCCGCAGGCAGGTCCCCGAGGCGCCACTGGGCCGTGGCCAGCTGCGTGAGGGCGCGTCCGAGCTCCAGTGGGTTCGGCGGCTGCGCGCTTTCGAATCCGGTCACGGCCGCCGTCACGAGCGGCAGCGCGTCGGTGTGTCGGCCCAGGCGCATGAGGGGCACGGCGAGCTTCGTCATGAGCGCCAGGGCCTGCGGCGATGCCTCGCCGAACCGCGTCTTCGCGTCGTCGAGCTCCAGCTGCAGGATGGCGCGCTGGCGCTCGTAGAGCCCCAGCTCGCCATAGGCGCGGGCCATGACCGTGTCGAGCCGGGCGCGGACGTCGGGCTCGCCGGCCAGCTCCCGCGCGATCCGCGTCGCGCCCGCGTCGAGCAACTCCCGCGCGGTCACGGCGTTGCCGCGCGCCTCGCCAGGGTCGCTGACGTTGAAGAGTCCCACCATGAACTCCGACACGCGGTCCGCGGTGGCGGCGCTCCTGCGGGCCTCGGCCTCGGCCCGTTCGGCGCGCTGCTGGCCGAGGAGGGACGCCACGAGTCCCACGACCATGGCCGCCGCGGCCAGGGTGCCGAGCGCCACCGCCCACCGGTTGCGCCCCACGAACTTGACCGCGCGGTAACCGACGCTGTCCGCACGCGCCCGGACGGGCTGGCCCGAGGCGTAGCGGTCGATTTCGTCGGCGAGCGCGGTGACGCTGGCATACCGGCGCGCCGGCTCCACGGCCAGCGCCGCGAGCACGATGGTGTCGAGGTCGCCGCGCAGCGTGCGGGCGAGACGGGCGCGCTCCGCGGGAGTACGTCCCGCGCCCTCGCCGCTCGCGCGGACCACGGCGGTCGACGGCTTCGGGATGGCGCCCTCGAGCTTCACCTTGGCGGCATCGACCGGGTTGGCGCCGCGGGGGATGGCCGCGGCATCGACCAGCAGTTCGTACAGCATCAAGCCCAGCGAGTAGACGTCCGACACGGTCGTGGTCGGCTCACCGCGCAGCTGCTCGGGGCTGGCGTAGGCTGGCGTCATCCATCCCTGCGCCGTCACGGTGGCGGGCCCCGCGGACTCGTCGCCATCGATCGCGAGCACCTTGGCGATGCCGAAGTCGAGGAGCTTCGCGGCGCCGTCGGCCGTCACGAGGACGTTGCCCGGCTTCAGGTCGCGGTGCACCACCAGCCGGCCGTGGGCGAACGCGACGGCGTCGCACACCTGACGGAAGAGGGCGAGCCGCGCGCGGACGTCGAGCCGGTGCGCGCGCGCGTAGTCCGTGAGCGGCACGCCTTCCACGAACTCGAGGGCGACATACGGCAGGCCGTCGTCGGTCGTGCCGCCATCGATCAGGCGCGCGATGCCTGGATGGTCCAGCGACGCCAGGATGCGCCGTTCGGCGCGGAAGCGCCGTGCGATGTCGGCGCCATGGCCGAGGCCGGCCACCACCTTGATGGCCGCGCGCAGCACGACGTCGTCGGCCTGGCGCTCGCCGAGGTACACCACGCCCATCCCGCCGCGTCCCAGCGTGCGCACGACGCGCCAGGGACCGATGCGCGCGGGCGCCGGCCGAGCGTCGTCGAGCTGGACGAGAGGGCCGATGCGGTCGCCGTCGAGGCCAGGCGCGGCCTTCCCGAGCCCGTCGAGCAGCGACGCAACCTCGTCCCGCAGGGCGGCGTCGAGCGACGCCAGCGCCTCGTCGCGCGCTTCCGGCGGCAGGGCCTGGACGCGCGCGAACTCGCGCTTGATGACCGTCCAGCGGGCCGAATGCATCACGCCGCGCCGGCGGCGCCGGGCGCCGGAGCCGGCCCGCCGAGCCGGCGCGCCAGCCAGGCGCGGGCCACCGTCCAGTCGCGGCTGACGGCTTGTGGGGACACGGTCATCACGTCGGCCGTCTCCTCGAGCGTCAGGCCGGCGAAGTAGCGGAGCTCGACCAGCCGCGCCAGGTCCGGGTCGAAGTCCGCGAGCGCGACGAGCGCCTGGTGCACGTCCAGCACGTCGAGGTTCGGCTCGACGGCGAGCGTGACGGCCAGGTCGAGATCTTCATGCGGTGCGCCGGCCCCGCGCTTGTCGGCCAGCCGGCGGCGCGCCTGATCCACCAGGATGCGCCGCATGGCCGTGGCCGCGGCGCCGAAGAAGTGCGCGCGGCCGTTCCACGACATGCGGGTCTGGTCCACGAGCCGCAGATACGCCTCGTGGACCAGGGCCCCCGTGTCGAGGAGGTGGCCCGGACGCTCCCCCCGGAGCAGCCCGGCGGCGATGGCGCGCATCTCGTCGTAGACGCGCGGCACCAACTCGTCGAACGCCTCCTGCCTGCCGCCCCGCCACTGGTTGAGCAGCTCGGTGATGTCGGCCATGCCGGGCCGATCCTAACAGCCCGGCTGGGCCTTGGAGCACCGGCAGCCGTCCGCCGTCCGCCACACGCCTGGTGGCCTGGACGGGCTGACGTGGCCTTGGTTCAGCCGGTCCAGGCCACTACGGCACCAGGAAGGTCACGGGCACGGAGAACGGGCCGGCGCCGGCGGCGTTCAGCCCGCGAATGTTGACCACGTAGGCGCCCGACGGCACGTTCGGCGCCGAGATCGACGTGGATGCACCGGCATCGACGAGCAGGCCGCCGACGAGCAACTGGTAGCGGTCGGGCGCACCGCCCGTTCCAGGCGTCCACGAGAGAGTGACCGTGTGGCCGCTCACCTGTGCACTGAGCGACGGCGCTCCTGGCAGCACCGGCGGGGTCACGACGACGGTCACTTCGTTCGACGCCGGGCCGGCGCCCGCGGCGCCTGTCGCGACGAGACGCAGGTAGTACGTCCCGAACGGCACGCCCGGAATCGACAGGGTCGTGGCCGTGGCCGGCAGCGGGACCGAGGCGATCGGCTGCGTGAAGCCGGGCGTCGCGCCCGCCAGCAGTTGGTAGCCGGTGGGGAAGCCACCGGTCGTGGGGGCCGTCCACGTCAGGTTCACGGTCGTGCCCGTCACCGATGCCGTGAGCGTGGCGGGCCCCGGCGGGACAGCGGGTTGCGGGACCAAGACTTGGGCCTGCGCGGACTCCGGGCCGGTCCCTGCCGTGTTGCTGGCCTGCACGGTGAGGATGAAGAGGCCGGGCGGCGCCGTCACGTTCAGCGACATCGCCGCGCCGAGGGGCACCGACGCCACGGGCGGTGCGCCGGGGGCCAGGCGGGCGAGCAGCGTGTAGGCGGTGGCGGCGCCGCCCGTCGTCGGCGCGCTCCAGCGGAGGCGTACGTCCTGGCCGCTCACCTCGGCCTGCACGATGGCGGGCGCTCCGGGCGGACCCGCATTGCCGGTCGCGGTGAGCCGCCCGCCGAAGATGGTATTGGCCGGGTTGTTGGAATAGGTATCCAGACCCAGGCCGAAACTGGTCGGGCCGTTCTCGGCCGTGATTTCGAACGTGTTGGTGCCGGACGTCAGGAACGGCAGCACATCGAACGCTTCGAGCGGCCAGATGGCCGGCGTGACGGTGCTGCCGACCGCCCCCACGAGGCTGCCGTTGACGCGCAGCTCCACGTAGTCGTCCGCCGTCATGTAGAAGGTGCCCGACACCGGCGTGCCGACCAGCACGACCGACTTCCT from Vicinamibacterales bacterium includes:
- a CDS encoding c-type cytochrome → MRRHRHLTAAATLLVSGLATAAFAQAPARYGIGRPATPAEIAARDIDVRPDGTGLPAGRGTAADGAAIYAAKCAQCHGKTGKEGPNDVLVGRAPGDGFPFSKDPKVPHTIGNYWPYATTVFDYVRRAMPPTAPGSLTDDDVYALTAFLLHENQLIAADAVMDKASLPKVEMPARKYFMRDTRKQYAEKPKP
- a CDS encoding serine/threonine-protein kinase, with the translated sequence MHSARWTVIKREFARVQALPPEARDEALASLDAALRDEVASLLDGLGKAAPGLDGDRIGPLVQLDDARPAPARIGPWRVVRTLGRGGMGVVYLGERQADDVVLRAAIKVVAGLGHGADIARRFRAERRILASLDHPGIARLIDGGTTDDGLPYVALEFVEGVPLTDYARAHRLDVRARLALFRQVCDAVAFAHGRLVVHRDLKPGNVLVTADGAAKLLDFGIAKVLAIDGDESAGPATVTAQGWMTPAYASPEQLRGEPTTTVSDVYSLGLMLYELLVDAAAIPRGANPVDAAKVKLEGAIPKPSTAVVRASGEGAGRTPAERARLARTLRGDLDTIVLAALAVEPARRYASVTALADEIDRYASGQPVRARADSVGYRAVKFVGRNRWAVALGTLAAAAMVVGLVASLLGQQRAERAEAEARRSAATADRVSEFMVGLFNVSDPGEARGNAVTARELLDAGATRIARELAGEPDVRARLDTVMARAYGELGLYERQRAILQLELDDAKTRFGEASPQALALMTKLAVPLMRLGRHTDALPLVTAAVTGFESAQPPNPLELGRALTQLATAQWRLGDLPAAKATSTRAIAITASAPDRTDADAIASVTSGAIVRWMAGEYDEARPMYERLLALSMAAYGEDSPSTANVLNNLAILEDEAKRPDAARRTHERALAIRRRILAQDHPDIAETLNGLGVVEQGSGRHAEARAHLEEALTIRMKAFGERNEMVATTEYNLGLAMTGLGDAARARALFEHARSTFVAVLGPAHPYVSYPVEGLGRLERTLGRRAEAERLLAEALALRDAAFGAAHPAVVALRRELDDLRAGARP
- the soxC gene encoding sulfite dehydrogenase — translated: MTRRDLIAGAAGAVALGTTAAGQAPADPTKVRGTPPRATGQRAPSARVQRLVRGATSSGTPHHELMGTITPADLHFERHHGGVPEIDPANYSLLIHGMVERPLIFSLADLKRFPSHSQIYFLECSGNLARTAGPETTPGQLAGLTSTSEWTGVRLKTLLDEAGVKAGAAWLLAEGSDAAVLTRSVPLEKALDDALVAYGQNGESIRPEQGYPARLFLPGWEGNTSVKWLRRIEVSDAPFMTREETSKYTEPYANDTARQFSFRMDARSLITAPAYPKTIEKGWVEIQGIAWTGAGRIQKVEVSTDGGTTWTAARLQEPVLPLAHTRFRHLWEWQGGEAVIMSRAVDETGYVQPTRAALLAQRGPGTATYHMNPITGWVVRADGTVVYKEEAWG
- a CDS encoding sigma-70 family RNA polymerase sigma factor, encoding MADITELLNQWRGGRQEAFDELVPRVYDEMRAIAAGLLRGERPGHLLDTGALVHEAYLRLVDQTRMSWNGRAHFFGAAATAMRRILVDQARRRLADKRGAGAPHEDLDLAVTLAVEPNLDVLDVHQALVALADFDPDLARLVELRYFAGLTLEETADVMTVSPQAVSRDWTVARAWLARRLGGPAPAPGAAGAA